A stretch of Gossypium hirsutum isolate 1008001.06 chromosome A06, Gossypium_hirsutum_v2.1, whole genome shotgun sequence DNA encodes these proteins:
- the LOC121230380 gene encoding proteasome subunit beta type-3-A isoform X1, producing MSIFEYNGSALVAMVGKNCFVIASDRRLGVQLQTIATDFQRISKIHDRLFLGLSGLATDAQTLYQRLVFRHKLYQLREERDMKPETFANLVSAILYEKRFGPYFCQPVIAGLGDEDKPFICTMDSIGAKELAKDFVVAGTASESLYGACESMFKENMEPEELFETVSQALLASVDGDCLSGWGGHVYVVTPTEVKERILKGRMD from the exons ATGTCG ATCTTCGAGTATAATGGGAGTGCCCTTGTAGCCATGGTAGGTAAGAACTGCTTCGTTATCGCCAGTGATCGGAGACTCGGAGTTCAACTCCAAACAATCGCCACCGATTTCCAGAGGATTTCAAAAATCCACGATCGACTCTTTCTAGGCCTCTCTGGCCTCGCCACCGATGCTCAAACCTT gtATCAGAGGCTTGTGTTTCGGCACAAGTTATATCAGCTAAGAGAAGAGAGGGACATGAAACCTGAGACTTTTGCTAACCTTGTTTCTGCTATTCTTTACGAGAAAAG GTTTGGTCCATACTTCTGCCAACCAGTAATTGCTGGATTGGGAGATGAAGACAAGCCCTTCATTTGCACCATGGATTCCATTGGAGCCAA GGAGCTGGCAAAAGATTTTGTTGTAGCTGGCACTGCCTCAGAGTCTCTTTATGGTGCCTGCGAGTCTATGTTCAAGGAGAACATG GAACCTGAGGAATTGTTTGAAACGGTCTCCCAAGCTCTCCTTGCATCAGTAGATGGTGACTGTTTGAGTGGGTGGGGAGGGCATGTGTATGTtgt AACACCTACAGAAGTAAAGGAAAGGATTTTGAAAGGAAGGATGGATTGA
- the LOC121230378 gene encoding E3 ubiquitin ligase BIG BROTHER-related — translation MENKDAKQSSKRVPFTQLDQVNSDFAMAVALQEQERAFSMLESIESEGSEEYNSESSYEEGNVNDYEYFEGLEAGGDLEFLEGQGSNDDEDMEDDDFEDDDDDEDDGIDPDDLSYEELIALGEIIGVEKRGLSPNEISSCLVRCNFRSDECKTGIDRCVICQVEYEEDEGVVALPNCEHPYHSECITKWLQVKKICPVCSTEISSPKN, via the coding sequence ATGGAAAACAAGGATGCAAAACAATCATCAAAGAGGGTGCCTTTCACCCAACTCGATCAAGTCAATTCGGATTTCGCCATGGCGGTGGCATTGCAAGAACAAGAAAGGGCATTCTCGATGCTCGAGAGCATCGAAAGTGAGGGCAGCGAAGAGTACAATAGCGAGTCATCCTATGAGGAAGGCAATGTTAATGATTACGAATATTTCGAAGGCCTCGAAGCCGGAGGTGACCTAGAGTTCCTTGAAGGCCAAGGTAGCAACGATGATGAAGATATGGAGGACGATGACTtcgaagatgatgatgatgatgaggatgATGGGATAGATCCAGACGATTTATCTTACGAAGAGTTAATTGCTTTAGGAGAGATTATAGGAGTGGAGAAAAGAGGACTATCCCCAAACGAAATTTCATCGTGTTTGGTTCGATGTAATTTCCGATCCGATGAGTGTAAAACTGGGATCGATCGGTGCGTAATTTGTCAAGTCGAATACGAAGAAGACGAAGGAGTAGTTGCTCTTCCGAATTGTGAACATCCATATCACTCGGAGTGCATAACTAAATGGCTTCAAGTTAAGAAGATTTGCCCCGTTTGCAGCACTGAAATTTCATCCCCCAAGAATTAA
- the LOC121230380 gene encoding proteasome subunit beta type-3-A isoform X2, whose protein sequence is MQIFEYNGSALVAMVGKNCFVIASDRRLGVQLQTIATDFQRISKIHDRLFLGLSGLATDAQTLYQRLVFRHKLYQLREERDMKPETFANLVSAILYEKRFGPYFCQPVIAGLGDEDKPFICTMDSIGAKELAKDFVVAGTASESLYGACESMFKENMEPEELFETVSQALLASVDGDCLSGWGGHVYVVTPTEVKERILKGRMD, encoded by the exons ATGCAGATCTTCGAGTATAATGGGAGTGCCCTTGTAGCCATGGTAGGTAAGAACTGCTTCGTTATCGCCAGTGATCGGAGACTCGGAGTTCAACTCCAAACAATCGCCACCGATTTCCAGAGGATTTCAAAAATCCACGATCGACTCTTTCTAGGCCTCTCTGGCCTCGCCACCGATGCTCAAACCTT gtATCAGAGGCTTGTGTTTCGGCACAAGTTATATCAGCTAAGAGAAGAGAGGGACATGAAACCTGAGACTTTTGCTAACCTTGTTTCTGCTATTCTTTACGAGAAAAG GTTTGGTCCATACTTCTGCCAACCAGTAATTGCTGGATTGGGAGATGAAGACAAGCCCTTCATTTGCACCATGGATTCCATTGGAGCCAA GGAGCTGGCAAAAGATTTTGTTGTAGCTGGCACTGCCTCAGAGTCTCTTTATGGTGCCTGCGAGTCTATGTTCAAGGAGAACATG GAACCTGAGGAATTGTTTGAAACGGTCTCCCAAGCTCTCCTTGCATCAGTAGATGGTGACTGTTTGAGTGGGTGGGGAGGGCATGTGTATGTtgt AACACCTACAGAAGTAAAGGAAAGGATTTTGAAAGGAAGGATGGATTGA